The genomic stretch CTCCAGGGAGCGCCGACGGTCAGACAGTGCGTGGAGTCAGGGGTGGACCTGGTGACCTTTTCCGGTGACAAGCTGCTTGGCGGTCCCCAGATTGGCGTGATCGCCGGCGGGAATCAACTTTTGGACAGGATTCGCCAATACCCCTTCCTGAGGACGCTGAGGGTCGACAAGATGACGTTGGCCGCTTTCGAAGCCACATTGAGGCTTTACATGGAAGGTAAAACGGAGGAGATACCGACCCTGGGGCTTATCACTCAGCCGGGTGAGATCCTGAAGAAAAGGGCCCGAAACTTGGCCTCGAGGATAAAGCGCCACACCGGCTTCCAGGCAAGGGTGGTCGCGACCGAGGACGCGGTAGGCGGGGGAGCCTATCCTACCGCGGTCCTGGAAGGATTTGGGGTGGAGGTGGAACCGCCCGAAGGGATTTCCGACGGTTCGGCGCTGGAGAGACTACGAAGGGCGCCTGTGCCCGTAATCGCGTCGGCTAAAGAGGGAAAGATCCTTCTCCATGCCAGGACCTTGCTCAAAGGAGATGGACCGGATGTGATCGAGGCTCTTGAAAGTCTTTTGACCCGGGAAGTGGATCATGACAGGGAAAACTGAGATCTCCATTGTACTGGGTACCGCGGGTCATATCGACCACGGCAAAACCACCCTTGTCCGGGCGCTGAGCGGAGTGGACTGCGACAGGTTGAGGGATGAGAAACGCCGCGGGATAACCATTGAACTCGGATTCGCCCCCCTTACCCTTCCAAGCGGCAAAACCATAAGTATTGTCGATGTTCCAGGTCACGAAAGGTTCATAAGGCAGATGGTCGCGGGCGCTGCCGGGGTTGATGGTGTCATCCTCGTCGTAGCCTCCGACGAGGGAGTGAGGCCCCAAACAAGGGAACACCTCGAGATCCTCGGCCTGATAGGCGTCGAGCACGGGTTGATCGCTTTGACAAAAGCCGACCTCGTGGAAAAGGATTTCCTGGAATTGGCCATTGAAGAGGTGAAGGAAGAAGTGAGGGAGACTTTCCTCGAGGGGGCAGAGGTGATTCCCGTCTCATCGGTGACGGGGTACAACCTGGCCGCCTTCCTCGAAGCCCTCGAAAAGCTGGTGGAGCGTATTTCACCAAGGGACTCCGGGGGCCCATTCTTCATGCCTATTGACAGGGCCTTCCCGGTGAAGGGTTTCGGAGCCGTCGTCACGGGCACCGCTTATCGGGGGAGGGTGAGGAAGGACGACGTCCTGTCGGTCCTGCCAAGGGGAATGAAGACGGAGGTCCGTTCCGTCCACGTCCACGACAACCCAGTGGAAGAAGCCCGGAGCGGACAAAGGGTCGCCCTGAGCCTTGGAGGGGTCTCGCTTTCGGAGCTGGAAAGAGGGGACGTCCTCTGCACCCCGGGGACATTTGCCTCGTCGAGCAGGTTTGATGTCGACCTGAAGATACTGGCTTCCTCGCCGGATCCCTTGCATCACTGGCAGAGAGTACGCGTCCACCTTGGAACCACCGATACGGTGGGCCGAATCGCCCTGTTGAAGGGGGACAGGATCGAACCGGGGATGCAGGCTTTTGCCCAGATCGTCACGGAAACACCGGTCGTGGCCGTCAGGGGAGAGCCCTTCATAATTCGTTTCTACAGCCCTTTGACGACGATAGGTGGTGGAAAGGTGTTGATGCCCTTTGCCAGGAGGCCCAAGGGAAAAAAGGGGCGAAAAGAACACTTGGAACTGCTGGACAGGGTCTCCAGGGCGGGGAATTCTGGTGAGCTCCTCCTGGCGCTGGCCTTCGACCGACCCGTTATGACGGTGGAGCAGGCCGTGATTCTGATGCAGGAGGAACCGGGAGCCATTGTCTCCCTGGCCAGGGATTTGGACGGGGCTGGGAGGTTGCTGCTGGTTGGGTCGGGAGAAGAGTTGATAGTCAACGGCGATACGGCAAGGGTGAAACTGGGCGAGGCCCTGAGGTTTTTAAAAGAGTATCACGAGGAAGAACCGGATAGTCCCGGAATGCCGGCCGATGAGCTTTGCCGAAGGGTCCTCCCGGAAATGGCGCTCCGCAATGCGAAAAAGATTTTAGAACGATGGGCCGAAGAGGGAGTAATAGAATTCGAAGGCCAGAGGATCAGGCTTTCCGGTTTTTCACCGGGCGACGCGGCCAGGAAAGGCGCCGCCGGGGCGGCCATCCTGGATTATTGTACAGCCAGATCGTTCCAGTTGCCGGAGGTCGCTGAAGTTGCTGAAGGCACGGGGCTTCGACAGGACGAGGTGGAAAAAGCCCTGGAAGCCCTGAAATCCCAAGGACAGATCTTCTTAGCGGCCGGTGGTCTGATCGTCTCCAAGGGAGTCCTGGAGGAGCTCGTCGGGATACTTGGAGGCATCAGGGACGATATCACCGTCGCTTCCGTCAGGGATGCCACCGGTAGCAGCCGGAAGTACATTCTCCCTCTCCTCGAGATGCTCGACTCGATGGGGGTGACAAGGAGGGTGCAGGAAAAGCGGATCCTAAGGAAAAGGTAAAAATGATATTTCTATTTAATTTTCCTTCCTGCCACATTGAAATGTGTAAAAATTTGTGGTAAAATGGATAGAAATCAACTACAGGAGTGAACCTGAGATGAGTCCTAGCTTAGCCACGATCCGGGACCGGGTGAACGAGTACAAGGGCTCCAAGGTGCGGTACAAGGCCCTCAAGGGCAGAAGGAAAACGGAAGAGCGTATGGGCGTGATCGTCGAGACTTATCCGCACCTTTTTACATTGTACGTAGAGTCCCAGAGGAGCACCGTGTCCTTCAGTTACGCCGAGTTGCTCACCCGTGAGGTCGAAGTGGAGATTCTCCCCGGAAACAAGAAACTTATTCAGTTCTGATCACGCGCAATTGCGCTTCCCCCCGGTGCCTTTCGCACCGGGGTTTCTTTTTGTGAGGTGTTCATCATGACCCTTGAAATAAATTCCCCCGGGAAGATAAACTTGACCCTGAGAATTACAGGATCAAGAAAGGACGGCATGCACGAGATAGCCTCCCTCTTCATGAGATTGCCCGCCTTGGAAAGGTTGACATTAAGAACTATCCACGAAAATAATGTCAAGGGGGATCTGGTGAGGGTTCATGGCCAAGAGGTTAAAGGCAGAAACATCCTCGAGGCGGTCCTGACGGCGGCCAGGGAGAAGGAGCCCCAGCTTCCTTTCATCGAGGTGCATATCTGGAAGCAGGTTCCGCCCGGGAGCGGGCTTGGCTCCGGAAGTGGTAATGCCGCTGCGCTGGCTTCATGGATGTCCAGGGAGTGGAGTGTCGAATTCTCGGTCGAAGAACTGGCAGAAATCGGTTCCGACGTTCCCTTCCTTTTTCAAGGTGACGGCCTCTCCTTCATGACTGGCATCGGGGAACAGCCCCTTGAAAAGATTGAAGGTGCCGCCGGTCTTTTCAAGGTGGTTATAGTCATACCCGCGTGGACTTGTTCAACGCCTGTCATGTACAAGATGGCCGATGAATTTTACAGGAAAAAAGGATGGAAGCTCAACGGATACGAAGCCTACGACGAGGCCCTGGACATCCTGGAATCGCTGAAAAAACAAGAGAGAATAGGCCTGCTTCCCAATGACTTTGTCCCGGTCCTTGAAGCCACGCGCCCCGGGTACCGATTGCTTCTGGCCGCAGCGGAAGACGGTGGAGCGTTGGCCTGGGGGGTAAGCGGGAGCGGGAGCGCCTTTTTCTGCCTTTTCGGTCGGGATGCCCCTGGCTTTTCCCGCACGGAGTTGTTCGAAGAAACGGGTATTGCGCGGAAAATCCTTATCTTGGGGTGATTGCGTTATGAAGAGTTCCCGGACGGAGAGGCTGATCAGGATAGCCTCGCGTTTTTTGGCCTTGCCCTCGAAACAGATCTCCCTGACGGGAGTTTCTGAAGAGTTCGAAGTGTCCAAGACCGTTATAAGCGATGATATGTCCATCATCGATAAAGCCTTTCGCGAAGAGGGACTCGGAACCTTGAAGGTGGGAAGGGGCAGGAGTGGGGGAGCTTCCCTTAAACTGGACTTTTCGGGGTATGGTCGAACATCCTTTCTCGAGAGAGTGGCGGCGACGCTTTCATCCAGCGACAGGATCCTTCCCGGTATGCTCATCCATTACTCAGACATCCTTTTCAATCCCTCTTACGCTCGCCCCCTGGGTTACGCCCTGGCCTCGGATTTCATCGGTAAGGAACCTGATGTGGTTATGACCTCCGAGGTAAAGGGGATACCCTTGGCCATCTTTACCGCTCATGCCCTGGGTGTGCCCATGGCCGTGTGCCGCTTCCGCA from Thermovirga sp. encodes the following:
- a CDS encoding L-seryl-tRNA(Sec) selenium transferase, with product LQGAPTVRQCVESGVDLVTFSGDKLLGGPQIGVIAGGNQLLDRIRQYPFLRTLRVDKMTLAAFEATLRLYMEGKTEEIPTLGLITQPGEILKKRARNLASRIKRHTGFQARVVATEDAVGGGAYPTAVLEGFGVEVEPPEGISDGSALERLRRAPVPVIASAKEGKILLHARTLLKGDGPDVIEALESLLTREVDHDREN
- the selB gene encoding selenocysteine-specific translation elongation factor; this encodes MTGKTEISIVLGTAGHIDHGKTTLVRALSGVDCDRLRDEKRRGITIELGFAPLTLPSGKTISIVDVPGHERFIRQMVAGAAGVDGVILVVASDEGVRPQTREHLEILGLIGVEHGLIALTKADLVEKDFLELAIEEVKEEVRETFLEGAEVIPVSSVTGYNLAAFLEALEKLVERISPRDSGGPFFMPIDRAFPVKGFGAVVTGTAYRGRVRKDDVLSVLPRGMKTEVRSVHVHDNPVEEARSGQRVALSLGGVSLSELERGDVLCTPGTFASSSRFDVDLKILASSPDPLHHWQRVRVHLGTTDTVGRIALLKGDRIEPGMQAFAQIVTETPVVAVRGEPFIIRFYSPLTTIGGGKVLMPFARRPKGKKGRKEHLELLDRVSRAGNSGELLLALAFDRPVMTVEQAVILMQEEPGAIVSLARDLDGAGRLLLVGSGEELIVNGDTARVKLGEALRFLKEYHEEEPDSPGMPADELCRRVLPEMALRNAKKILERWAEEGVIEFEGQRIRLSGFSPGDAARKGAAGAAILDYCTARSFQLPEVAEVAEGTGLRQDEVEKALEALKSQGQIFLAAGGLIVSKGVLEELVGILGGIRDDITVASVRDATGSSRKYILPLLEMLDSMGVTRRVQEKRILRKR
- the purR gene encoding pur operon repressor, which translates into the protein MKSSRTERLIRIASRFLALPSKQISLTGVSEEFEVSKTVISDDMSIIDKAFREEGLGTLKVGRGRSGGASLKLDFSGYGRTSFLERVAATLSSSDRILPGMLIHYSDILFNPSYARPLGYALASDFIGKEPDVVMTSEVKGIPLAIFTAHALGVPMAVCRFRNRPGDGPAVAVHYPSGSGEVRTMFMGTRFLTSGKRVLIIDDFMRGGSTAAGMLLVAREFSAEVIGIGIFIAASEPEKKAVFDYRSLLQLERGPDGVPVVRVRR